In Chthonomonas sp., a single genomic region encodes these proteins:
- a CDS encoding YifB family Mg chelatase-like AAA ATPase has translation MVAQAHGATLNGIEALSVLAEVDFVATREPGIRIVGLPDKAVSESAERIRSALRNSDFRTPNQLMVVNLAPGDVRKEGSILDLTIAAAILAGSGQTAVDELSDTIIVGELGLDGSVRNIDGAVNIALMAAAQGKKRLILPKSNALEAAVVTGIDVYGVQTLAEVAEILNGSMLYQPCALTEAQRDAAPQYDIDFGDVKGQRHAIRALEIVAAGGHNVLMVGPPGSGKTMLARRLPTILPQLSLQESIEVTRIYSASGAKGNREGLIWERPFRSPHHTASYAAVVGGGKNPKPGEISLAHLGVLFMDEMPEFDRGVLESLRQPLEDGVSTVARVQDTQTFPAECILVGAMNPCPCGFKGYPEAQCVSSPALCGKYAAKISGPLLDRIDLHITVPRLKPDELMGTTVGESSEAIRARVLRAREKQSKRLGHARVNAKMSPREIRDTIELNAESEAFMRQVIHKMNLSARVFDRILKVARTIADLAESDCIVKQHLAEAVQYREQGT, from the coding sequence ATGGTCGCGCAGGCGCATGGCGCTACGCTCAACGGCATCGAAGCGCTCTCGGTTCTTGCAGAGGTCGATTTTGTCGCGACCCGCGAACCTGGCATTCGGATTGTCGGACTGCCCGACAAGGCGGTATCCGAAAGCGCCGAGCGAATTCGCAGCGCCCTGCGCAACAGCGATTTCCGCACTCCGAACCAGCTTATGGTGGTGAACCTGGCGCCCGGCGACGTGCGTAAAGAGGGCTCGATTCTCGATCTGACCATCGCCGCCGCGATCCTTGCGGGCAGCGGCCAAACCGCGGTCGATGAACTCAGCGACACGATCATCGTGGGTGAGCTCGGGCTCGATGGGAGCGTCCGCAACATTGACGGTGCAGTGAATATCGCCCTCATGGCGGCCGCCCAAGGCAAGAAGCGACTCATCCTGCCCAAGTCGAACGCACTTGAGGCGGCGGTTGTGACCGGGATCGACGTTTACGGCGTTCAGACGCTCGCCGAAGTCGCGGAGATCCTGAATGGCAGCATGCTCTACCAGCCGTGCGCCCTCACCGAAGCGCAGCGCGATGCCGCCCCCCAATACGATATTGACTTTGGCGACGTGAAGGGCCAGCGGCACGCCATCCGCGCACTTGAGATCGTCGCCGCGGGCGGGCACAACGTGCTGATGGTCGGCCCTCCGGGCTCGGGCAAGACCATGCTCGCGCGACGACTGCCCACCATCCTCCCTCAATTGTCGCTGCAAGAGAGTATCGAAGTCACCCGCATCTACTCGGCGAGCGGCGCAAAGGGGAATCGCGAAGGTCTGATTTGGGAGCGTCCGTTCCGATCGCCGCACCACACCGCGAGCTACGCCGCCGTGGTCGGAGGGGGCAAGAACCCGAAGCCGGGTGAGATTTCGCTCGCCCACCTCGGAGTCCTCTTCATGGACGAGATGCCGGAGTTCGACCGAGGCGTACTCGAGTCTTTGCGCCAGCCGCTTGAAGACGGCGTGAGTACCGTCGCCCGCGTTCAGGACACCCAGACGTTTCCCGCCGAGTGCATCCTGGTGGGTGCCATGAACCCGTGCCCGTGTGGTTTCAAGGGGTACCCCGAAGCGCAGTGCGTGAGTTCGCCCGCGCTCTGCGGCAAGTACGCAGCCAAGATCAGTGGGCCGCTGCTCGATCGGATCGATCTACACATCACCGTCCCCCGGCTGAAGCCCGACGAACTCATGGGGACCACCGTGGGCGAGTCGTCCGAGGCGATCCGTGCGCGAGTTTTGCGCGCCCGAGAAAAGCAATCCAAACGATTGGGGCACGCACGCGTGAATGCCAAGATGTCGCCGCGCGAGATTCGCGACACCATCGAGCTGAATGCCGAATCGGAGGCGTTTATGAGGCAAGTCATCCACAAGATGAACCTCTCCGCACGGGTCTTTGACCGGATCTTGAAGGTGGCGCGCACCATCGCCGATTTGGCCGAGAGTGATTGCATCGTGAAGCAACATTTGGCCGAAGCGGTCCAGTATCGTGAACAAGGCACGTGA
- a CDS encoding glycosyltransferase family 2 protein, whose translation MSTNHGMPNPDVSILVPALNEEHTLAELLDRLLALPVAAEIIVINDGSDDRTAEILATYDDRVHIITNPQRGGKGAAIRQGLALATGKVVVIQDADLEYVPEELPKLIEPILNGQSGVVYGSRFQKGYPQGMALPNKIVNVLLVWAVALLFGKKLTDEATCYKAFRRDLLERMNLECHRFEFCPEVTAKSFRLKEKIDEVPISYEPRSKEAGKKIRWTDAPEAFWTLLKHRFKSF comes from the coding sequence GTGTCAACGAATCACGGTATGCCGAACCCCGATGTCTCGATCTTGGTACCCGCACTGAACGAAGAGCACACCCTTGCGGAGTTGCTTGATCGTCTGTTGGCACTCCCGGTCGCGGCCGAGATCATCGTCATCAATGACGGAAGCGACGACCGGACGGCCGAGATCCTCGCAACGTACGACGACCGGGTCCATATCATCACCAACCCGCAACGAGGCGGGAAAGGGGCGGCGATTCGTCAGGGACTCGCGCTCGCGACCGGCAAGGTCGTCGTCATCCAAGACGCGGATCTGGAGTACGTCCCCGAAGAGCTGCCGAAGCTCATCGAGCCGATCCTAAACGGCCAAAGTGGAGTCGTCTACGGAAGCAGATTTCAAAAGGGCTACCCCCAGGGCATGGCGCTACCCAACAAAATCGTCAACGTCCTGCTCGTGTGGGCAGTGGCGCTACTCTTCGGGAAGAAACTGACAGACGAGGCGACCTGTTACAAGGCGTTTCGGCGGGATTTGTTGGAGCGGATGAACTTGGAGTGTCACCGGTTCGAGTTTTGCCCCGAAGTCACCGCGAAGAGCTTCCGACTGAAGGAAAAGATCGACGAGGTCCCGATCTCGTACGAACCCCGGTCCAAAGAGGCGGGGAAAAAGATCCGCTGGACCGATGCCCCAGAAGCGTTCTGGACGCTCCTGAAGCACCGGTTCAAGTCCTTTTAG
- a CDS encoding nuclear transport factor 2 family protein, with product MKMLTRTLLPVLALGMSALAMATEADKKAIMANYAAYDKALNARKISPVKAMLASDCTFKPKNGQPIKAADALQAMEAQFKMAKSISSKTTVKSLKITGNTATAVTVNVGTVVAVNPNTKKDVKFAIRTESVNNWVKQNGKWLMKLVEQKAMSVTQDGKPMGR from the coding sequence ATGAAGATGCTCACCCGAACCCTCTTGCCCGTCCTCGCTCTCGGCATGTCTGCGCTCGCTATGGCCACTGAGGCCGATAAGAAGGCGATCATGGCCAACTATGCCGCCTATGACAAAGCTCTGAACGCGCGCAAGATCTCCCCGGTTAAGGCAATGCTGGCATCGGACTGCACGTTTAAGCCCAAGAACGGGCAGCCGATCAAGGCTGCCGATGCCCTTCAGGCGATGGAAGCGCAGTTCAAGATGGCGAAGTCCATTTCGAGCAAGACCACCGTGAAGAGCCTGAAGATCACCGGAAACACGGCCACTGCCGTCACGGTGAACGTCGGTACCGTCGTGGCGGTCAACCCGAACACTAAGAAGGATGTAAAGTTCGCCATCCGCACGGAGTCGGTCAACAACTGGGTAAAGCAGAACGGTAAGTGGCTCATGAAGCTGGTTGAGCAGAAGGCCATGTCTGTCACCCAAGACGGCAAGCCGATGGGTCGCTAA
- a CDS encoding NUDIX domain-containing protein, with the protein MKRFPSGRYGKQRLEFFPAPFQAPLRAFAALVFPWQGEQILLCDIEDRGWCIPSGRVEPYEEPFEAAHREAAEEAGAVLRDLQYIGCYRITERSEIRWADVFVAEVVDLIEIGCPNESHGRRLTDFAELPGMYHQWNPLMEEVFIHSREVLQRHLEFRSE; encoded by the coding sequence TTGAAACGGTTCCCTTCGGGTCGATACGGTAAGCAAAGACTGGAGTTCTTCCCCGCTCCATTCCAGGCCCCGTTGCGCGCTTTTGCGGCACTGGTCTTCCCTTGGCAGGGCGAACAAATCCTCCTGTGCGACATCGAGGATCGCGGGTGGTGTATACCCAGCGGCCGTGTCGAGCCTTATGAAGAGCCGTTTGAAGCAGCGCACCGCGAAGCCGCAGAGGAAGCTGGCGCGGTGTTGCGCGACCTTCAGTACATCGGTTGCTACCGAATCACCGAACGGTCGGAGATCCGCTGGGCCGACGTCTTCGTCGCCGAAGTGGTCGATTTGATCGAAATCGGATGCCCAAACGAGTCCCATGGTCGGCGACTTACCGATTTCGCCGAGCTCCCCGGCATGTACCACCAGTGGAACCCTCTGATGGAAGAGGTCTTCATCCACTCTCGCGAGGTGCTCCAAAGGCACCTCGAGTTCCGCTCCGAGTGA